One genomic region from Balaenoptera musculus isolate JJ_BM4_2016_0621 chromosome X, mBalMus1.pri.v3, whole genome shotgun sequence encodes:
- the LOC118888682 gene encoding LOW QUALITY PROTEIN: ATP-dependent RNA helicase DDX3X-like (The sequence of the model RefSeq protein was modified relative to this genomic sequence to represent the inferred CDS: substituted 1 base at 1 genomic stop codon) yields the protein MSHAAGNELGLDQQFSGLDLNSSDNPSGGGSTASKGRYIPPHLRNREASKDMSRRKTGCYDKNSSGWSCSKDKGAYSSFGSRDSRGKSSYFSDXGGGSRGRFDDRGRNDYDGFGSRGDRTGFGNFERSGHSRWCDRSDEEDDWSKPLPPSERLEQELFSGGNTGINFEKYDNIPVEATGNNCPPRIDSFSDVEMGEIIMGNIALTRYTRPTPVQKHAIPIIKGKRDLMACAQTGSGKTAAFLLPILSQIYTDGPGASLKAVKENGRYGRRKQYPISLVLAPTRELAVQIYEEARKFSYWSRVHPCVVYGGADIGQQIRDLERGCHLLVATPGHLVDMMERGKIGLEFCKYLVLDEADRMLDMGFEPQICRIVEQDTMPPRGVCHTMMFSATFPKEIQMLARDFLDEYIFLAVGRVGSTSENITQKVVWVEEADKRSFLLDLLNATGRNSLTLVFVETKKGADSLEDFLYHEGYAYTSIHGDQSQRDREEALHQFRSGKSPILVATGVVARGLDISNVKHVINFNLPSDIEEYVHRIGRTGRVGNLAKQEVPSWLENMAYDHHYKGSSRGRSKRFSGGFGARDYRQSSSSGSSSFSSSHASSSRSAGGGHGSPRGFGGGGYGGFYTSDGYGGNCNSQGVDWWGN from the exons ATGAGTCATGCGGCAGGAAACGAGCTCGGGCTGGACCAGCAGTTTTCTGGTCTAGACCTGAACTCCTCTGATAATCCGAGTGGAGGAGGAAGTACAGCAAGCAAAGGGCGCTATATACCTCCTCACTTAAGGAACAGGGAAGCATCCAAAGACATGTCCAGAAGGAAAACAGGATGTTATGATAAGAACAGTTCAGGGTGGAGTTGTAGTAAAGACAAGGGTGCCTACAGCAGTTTCGGGTCTCGAGATTCAAGAGGAAAGTCCAGTTATTTCAGTGATTGAGGAGGTGGATCAAGGGGAAGGTTTGATGATCGTGGACGGAATGACTATGATGGTTTTGGCAGTCGTGGTGACAGAACTGGCTTTGGCAACTTTGAACGTAGTGGACACAGTCGTTGGTGTGACAGATCAGATGAAGAAGACGATTGGTCAAAACCACTTCCACCAAGTGAACGCTTGGAGCAGGAACTCTTTTCTGGAGGAAACACTGGGATTAACTTTGAGAAATATGATAATATACCAGTAGAGGCAACTGGCAATAACTGTCCTCCACGTATTGACAGTTTCAGTGATGTTGAGATGGGAGAAATTATCATGGGTAACATTGCGCTTACTCGTTACACTCGTCCTACTCCAGTGCAGAAACATGCCATTCCTATTATTAAAGGAAAGAGAGACTTGATGGCTTGTGCCCAAACAGGGTCTGGAAAAACTGCAGCATTTCTTTTGCCCATCTTGAGTCAAATTTATACAGATGGTCCAGGCGCGTCTTTGAAGGCTGTGAAGGAAAATGGAAGGTATGGACGCCGCAAACAATATCCAATCTCCTTGGTTTTAGCCCCAACAAGAGAATTGGCTGTACAGATCTATGAGGAAGCCAGAAAATTTTCATACTGGTCTCGAGTTCATCCTTGTGTGGTATATGGTGGTGCTGATATTGGTCAGCAGATTCGAGACTTAGAACGTGGATGTCACTTGTTAGTCGCCACTCCAGGACACCTGGTGGATATGATGGAAAGAGGAAAGATTGGGTTAGAGTTCTGCAAATATTTAGTGTTGGATGAAGCTGATAGGATGCTGGATATGGGGTTCGAACCTCAAATATGTCGTATAGTTGAACAAGATACTATGCCACCAAGGGGTGTCTGCCACACCATGATGTTTAGTGCTACTTTTCCTAAGGAAATTCAGATGCTTGCTCGTGATTTCTTGGATGAATATATATTTCTGGCCGTAGGTAGAGTTGGTTCTACCTCTGAGAACATCACACAGAAAGTAGTTTGGGTAGAAGAGGCAGATAAACGGTCATTTCTGCTTGACCTCTTAAATGCAACAGGGAGGAATTCACTGACTTTAGTTTTTGTGGAGACCAAAAAGGGTGCTGACTCTCTGGAGGATTTCTTATACCATGAAGGATATGCTTATACCAGTATTCATGGAGACCAAtcacagagagatagagaggaaGCCCTTCACCAGTTTCGCTCAGGAAAAAGCCCGATTCTAGTGGCTACTGGTGTGGTAGCAAGAGGACTAGACATTTCAAATGTGAAACATGTTATCAATTTTAATTTGCCAAGTGATATTGAGGAGTATGTACATCGGATTGGCCGTACAGGACGTGTAGGAAACCTTG CTAAACAAGAAGTGCCATCTTGGTTAGAAAATATGGCTTATGATCATCACTATAAGGGTAGCAGTCGTGGGCGTTCTAAGAGATTCAGTGGAGGATTTGGTGCCCGAGACTACCGACAAAGTAGCAGTTCTGGCAGTTCTAGCTTTAGTAGTAGTCATGCAAGCAGCAGCCGCAGTGCTGGAGGTGGTCATGGCAGCCCCAGAGGATTTGGAGGAGGTGGCTATGGAGGCTTCTACACTAGTGATGGATATGGAGGAAATTGCAACTCTCAGGGGGTTGACTGGTGGGGCAACTGA